A single Hippopotamus amphibius kiboko isolate mHipAmp2 chromosome 5, mHipAmp2.hap2, whole genome shotgun sequence DNA region contains:
- the LOC130853811 gene encoding elongin-C-like: MDGDEKTYGGCEGPDAMYVKLISSDGHEFTVKREHALTSETIKAMLSGPGQFAEDETNEVNFKEIPSQVLSKVCVYFTYKVRYTNSSKEIPEFPIAPETALELLMAANFLGC, encoded by the coding sequence ATGGATGGAGACGAGAAAACCtatggtggctgtgagggccctGATGCCATGTATGTCAAACTGATATCTTCAGATGGTCATGAATTTACTGTAAAAAGAGAACACGCGCTAACATCAGAAACAATAAAAGCCATGTTGAGTGGCCCAGGTCAGTTTGCTGAGGATGAAACCAATGAAGTCAACTTTAAAGAGATCCCTTCACAGGTGCTATCAAAAGTATGCGTGTATTTTACCTACAAGGTTCGCTACACTAACAGCTCCAAGGAGATTCCTGAATTTCCAATTGCACCTGAAACTGCACTGGAACTGCTGATGGCTGCGAACTTCCTAggttgttaa